TACCAGGTGCGTTTTTTGGTGCACATCGCATCGCCTTCCTGCGCGTAGCACTAAACCATTTTAACGGTGAAACAACTGAAGCACATGCCTCATGAGCCACCACATGTATGGCTCGTTGTTGGTTGGGGAAGAGCGGGAGCGTTTTGAATTGGCCCTACATTATCGTGGCACTCAACAAagtgtgcaggtgtgtgctgctcttcacgATGGGCGGAGTTCCCTGCCGCTGCAAGGTGAAGCACTCCTGCTCTCTGCGCTCTTTTCTGCCTTTCTCAGCTCTAAGGTCACCTCTGGAAGGCCTTATTTACATGGCGCGTTGGTATCCTTTCATGTTGCCTTGGACTCtatcttctctctgccctgTTATGAGTTCTCCTCTTCACACCCCTCATATGCGGCACATTCACCATTACGTCGCCCTTATCTTTCCCACAATCAAACGACACGCTGCACATTACCCGTAGgccttcttttccccacctcctctgtaCAAGGCAAAGATGACGAAGGGTACCACCTCCATGGGTCAGCGCCATGGGCGCACGCACATCTTgtgtcgccgctgtggcCGCAACGCCTACCACGTCCAGTGggagcgctgcgccgcctgcgcctaCCCGCGTGCcagccgccgtcgctacAACTGGTCTGTGAAGGCCATcaagcgccgccgcaccggtaCTGGACGCTGCCGCTACCTGAAGGTGGTGAACCGCCGCATTGCCAACCACTTCAAGACCCCCAGAGCGTAAGCGAAGGCGGGCGCTGATGAAGGCGGTTATTTTTTGTGGAGTACTCGCGCGAACCTTCTGTTGTGACGAAGAGCAAAACGACACGCGTTGAGCCATGCAgtgggagggtgaggggaacGGTGCGCTCCTCTCGTTCTTTTATTTTTTATTTTTGCTCATTACGGGCCCTCTtccccacgccccccccccgccaaAATGAAATGACAGTACGCGTCGCTTAATACCGGACG
This DNA window, taken from Leishmania panamensis strain MHOM/PA/94/PSC-1 chromosome 34 sequence, encodes the following:
- a CDS encoding 60S ribosomal protein L37 (TriTrypDB/GeneDB-style sysID: LpmP.34.4930) codes for the protein MGQRHGRTHILCRRCGRNAYHVQWERCAACAYPRASRRRYNWSVKAIKRRRTGTGRCRYLKVVNRRIANHFKTPRA